Proteins co-encoded in one Desulfitobacterium hafniense DCB-2 genomic window:
- a CDS encoding YabP/YqfC family sporulation protein: MLDKLTKNVGEALDFPPDVAGNGPRITVTGRQEVLVENYLEIVEFTPEEILLHTTEGQLTITGKELVLKTVLATELWIVGQFTALAYAQG, translated from the coding sequence ATGTTGGATAAACTCACCAAAAATGTAGGGGAAGCGCTGGATTTTCCCCCGGATGTTGCCGGAAACGGGCCGCGTATTACTGTTACCGGCCGTCAGGAAGTTCTTGTGGAAAACTACTTGGAAATCGTTGAATTTACGCCAGAAGAGATTCTTTTACATACAACGGAAGGCCAGTTAACGATTACCGGCAAGGAACTTGTGCTTAAGACAGTATTGGCAACAGAGCTATGGATTGTCGGACAATTTACAGCTTTAGCCTATGCGCAAGGTTGA